The Halorhabdus sp. BNX81 genome includes a region encoding these proteins:
- a CDS encoding flippase, with the protein MTDNDAGRQSILLFGIQFTARIVGFLGLVYFTKVIPQSRLDIYFLFFLVIQVSSLVGNLGMGQALVQRIGEGERRSELFTVGLVVITVVSLFATAIFHFFENPITNYVGASVPGLLALATGTWLVADLFIKTLQAEDRVLTSGFLQLLQDIVRVGVGAALITVGYGPKGLMYGVIAGFVATIIIAFPLSNLSVAIPARSDFRRVFSISRYTMFFGPTNFIYFWLDTFLIGVFLADGAVSSYEVAWQTTRVLIIATTAINMTIFPKVSRWANDDEFDEIERIVPGAIIFGLIFPIPGLVGLTVLGEDILRVVYQPEYVEAAIPLVILAGYMAVESVQRVGNSLLTGMDRADIPFRSRLVGVTLAIVLNLVLIPRYGLIGAAVATLTSKFVDTVYQWIAIRSLLDLRIPLKSLSWQLGSAVAMGLTIAGFATVFQPTSMVRIAVVVLLGVVVYSGLVLVDPDIREVVVQYIPVPVKG; encoded by the coding sequence ATGACTGACAACGATGCTGGACGCCAGAGCATCCTGTTGTTCGGGATCCAGTTCACAGCACGGATTGTCGGATTTCTTGGACTTGTCTACTTCACGAAGGTAATTCCCCAGTCAAGGCTCGACATCTACTTCCTATTTTTCCTCGTTATCCAGGTGTCCTCGCTGGTGGGGAATCTGGGAATGGGACAAGCGCTCGTCCAGCGTATTGGCGAGGGGGAGCGCCGTTCTGAGTTGTTTACAGTTGGACTCGTCGTCATCACTGTTGTCAGTCTTTTTGCTACAGCTATCTTTCATTTCTTCGAGAACCCGATCACGAATTACGTTGGGGCATCGGTCCCTGGGCTCCTCGCTCTGGCAACGGGAACGTGGCTAGTCGCAGATCTGTTCATCAAAACACTGCAGGCCGAAGACCGCGTACTGACGAGCGGGTTTCTCCAGTTGCTTCAGGACATCGTGAGGGTGGGAGTCGGGGCCGCCCTCATCACGGTCGGATACGGTCCCAAAGGACTGATGTACGGTGTCATCGCTGGTTTCGTGGCGACGATCATCATCGCGTTCCCGCTCTCGAATTTGTCCGTAGCCATCCCCGCACGATCGGACTTTCGGCGGGTGTTCAGCATATCGAGGTATACAATGTTCTTCGGCCCGACGAACTTCATCTACTTCTGGCTGGATACGTTCCTCATCGGCGTCTTTCTCGCGGACGGTGCAGTGAGTTCCTACGAAGTCGCCTGGCAAACGACCAGAGTACTCATCATCGCGACGACTGCGATAAATATGACGATATTCCCGAAAGTGTCCCGATGGGCAAACGACGACGAGTTTGACGAAATCGAGCGTATCGTTCCGGGAGCAATCATATTCGGCCTCATCTTTCCGATTCCAGGTCTGGTTGGACTGACTGTCCTCGGTGAAGACATCCTTCGTGTCGTGTACCAGCCGGAATACGTCGAAGCGGCGATTCCACTGGTCATACTAGCGGGGTACATGGCAGTAGAGTCGGTCCAACGTGTCGGCAATTCGCTTTTGACAGGAATGGACCGGGCTGACATCCCGTTTCGCTCCCGGCTTGTCGGCGTGACATTAGCCATCGTGTTGAATCTAGTATTAATCCCCCGGTACGGCCTTATCGGGGCCGCGGTGGCGACGCTCACCTCGAAATTCGTCGATACAGTATACCAGTGGATCGCGATCAGATCGCTGCTCGACTTACGGATTCCACTCAAAAGTCTCTCCTGGCAACTCGGAAGCGCAGTGGCAATGGGACTGACAATCGCCGGATTCGCCACCGTCTTTCAGCCGACATCGATGGTTCGCATAGCGGTTGTGGTGCTTCTCGGTGTCGTCGTCTACAGTGGGCTCGTTCTCGTTGACCCGGATATCCGGGAGGTGGTGGTCCAATATATTCCGGTCCCCGTGAAAGGGTGA
- a CDS encoding formyltransferase family protein, whose product MVDVAFLGINDVGERIYDWLTERDDANILGIFTEREQLDTVRELEPELILSVGYRHIVPEDVLEIPDLGAVNLHKSYLPYNRGFNPNVWSIIEDNPAGTSLHYMTAEIDEGPIIDRQKVPVKPDDDGRDLYERLEDAQVEQFTRHWESIRDDDVDTIEQQSSEGTYHYKREFVEQWEIDPDEEVRIGDFIDRLRALTFPPYDNAYFEKDGKKYYIDISIRSAQNESEASVETKNVPTYSEEDTE is encoded by the coding sequence ATGGTAGATGTAGCTTTCTTAGGGATCAACGACGTAGGAGAGCGGATCTACGACTGGCTGACAGAGCGTGATGATGCGAATATCCTGGGTATATTTACCGAACGTGAGCAGCTTGATACCGTCCGAGAACTCGAACCTGAACTCATTCTCTCGGTGGGATATCGACATATCGTTCCGGAAGATGTTCTCGAAATTCCCGACCTCGGAGCGGTCAACCTGCACAAATCGTATCTACCCTACAATAGAGGGTTCAATCCAAACGTCTGGAGTATCATCGAAGATAATCCTGCGGGAACGTCCCTCCACTATATGACTGCTGAGATAGATGAGGGGCCGATTATCGATAGACAAAAAGTACCCGTAAAGCCGGATGATGACGGCCGGGACTTATACGAACGCCTCGAGGACGCACAGGTCGAGCAGTTTACGCGACACTGGGAGTCGATACGCGACGACGACGTGGACACAATCGAGCAGCAGTCCTCAGAAGGAACGTATCATTATAAACGGGAGTTTGTCGAGCAATGGGAGATCGATCCTGACGAAGAAGTGAGAATTGGTGATTTCATTGATCGACTTCGTGCATTGACGTTTCCACCATATGACAACGCATACTTCGAGAAAGACGGCAAAAAGTACTATATCGACATCTCTATACGATCTGCACAAAATGAGTCAGAGGCCTCTGTCGAAACGAAGAACGTTCCCACGTACTCGGAGGAAGACACGGAGTAG
- a CDS encoding ferredoxin family protein encodes MPIDPEFAQNRDVVDEHEDHDVWGPVEEPETLGIHGTHVAVDFDICLADGACLEDCPVDVFEWVETPGHPESERKADPANESQCIDCMLCVDVCPVDAIDVNPARADD; translated from the coding sequence ATGCCAATCGATCCGGAGTTCGCCCAGAACCGCGACGTCGTCGACGAACACGAAGACCACGATGTCTGGGGCCCCGTCGAGGAACCAGAGACGCTCGGTATTCACGGCACGCACGTCGCCGTCGACTTCGACATCTGCCTGGCGGACGGCGCGTGTCTGGAGGACTGCCCGGTCGACGTCTTCGAGTGGGTCGAGACGCCCGGCCACCCCGAAAGCGAACGCAAGGCTGATCCGGCGAACGAGTCCCAATGTATCGACTGTATGCTCTGTGTCGACGTCTGTCCGGTCGACGCCATCGACGTCAATCCCGCGCGTGCTGACGACTGA
- a CDS encoding NAD(P)-dependent oxidoreductase gives MHVLVTGGAGYIGNYIVEELLDNGHEVHVLDSMLWGDDALDPFKGDGNLEIHEGDIRHIEDLSYAVENCEAIIHMAGIVGDPACGINEQATQSVNVEATKSLVEVAKLHDIERLIFASTCSVYGASELMELNEGSYLNPLSLYAESKIDSEEIILHETNDQFSDNKITATILRLGTIFGWSRRMRFDLVVNLLTAKAVLEDDIPVYGGEQYRPLVHVHDAARAFVDVLEADEEKVDHQIFNVGDNDLNYQIKKVGQIVEDNVEDAEVRFVEHKEDDRTYRVSFDKINYILGWEAEYDIADGVQEIKEWMKEEDITDYERDSFRNSEYPYM, from the coding sequence ATGCACGTGCTTGTCACTGGCGGGGCTGGCTACATCGGGAATTATATCGTCGAGGAATTACTCGATAACGGACACGAAGTCCACGTTCTCGATTCGATGTTGTGGGGAGATGACGCCCTAGATCCGTTCAAAGGTGACGGGAATCTCGAAATCCACGAAGGTGATATTCGGCATATCGAGGATCTGTCGTACGCGGTTGAAAATTGCGAAGCGATCATCCACATGGCCGGCATCGTCGGCGACCCTGCCTGTGGCATCAACGAACAAGCGACCCAATCGGTCAACGTCGAAGCCACGAAGTCGCTCGTTGAGGTCGCAAAACTCCACGACATCGAACGACTCATCTTTGCCTCTACCTGTAGCGTCTATGGGGCAAGTGAACTGATGGAGTTGAACGAGGGCTCATATCTCAACCCGCTCTCGCTGTATGCGGAATCAAAAATCGACTCCGAGGAGATTATTCTCCACGAGACGAATGACCAATTTTCCGATAATAAGATTACGGCGACGATTCTCCGACTCGGGACAATCTTTGGATGGTCACGCCGGATGCGCTTTGACCTCGTCGTAAATCTCCTCACGGCGAAAGCAGTACTCGAAGACGATATCCCCGTCTATGGCGGTGAGCAGTACCGGCCGCTCGTCCACGTCCACGATGCTGCACGAGCCTTCGTCGACGTACTGGAAGCAGACGAAGAGAAAGTTGATCATCAGATCTTCAACGTTGGCGACAACGACCTGAACTACCAGATCAAGAAAGTCGGTCAAATAGTCGAAGATAACGTCGAGGATGCGGAAGTCCGGTTCGTCGAACACAAGGAAGACGACCGCACCTACCGCGTCAGCTTCGACAAGATCAACTACATTCTGGGCTGGGAGGCGGAGTACGATATCGCGGACGGTGTCCAAGAGATCAAAGAGTGGATGAAAGAAGAGGATATCACGGACTACGAGCGGGACAGCTTCCGAAACTCGGAATACCCGTACATGTAA
- a CDS encoding Single-stranded DNA binding protein translates to MSVEDKAEELASDLGVDKAEVKEDLQNLVSYSVPLEEAVQSLRRKYGDSDDSGGSIPEADVAEVSTGDDAVSVTGVFLTVGTRSIRYQGSDHVIHEGEFADETGKISYTAWEDFGVEPGDVVRIENAGVREWDGEPELNLGERTTVRLSDDAIDVPYEIGGDRTLAALAPGDRGVNAEVQVLEREQKIIDGRDGETEILSGVLADETARLPFTDWDPHAEIEEGASIRIEDAFVREFRGAPAINVSEFSTVTALDRTVEATDDAPRMAIREAVEGGGLFDVEVTGTAIAVRDGSGLIERCPECGRVVQNGQCRSHGAVEGEDDLRTKAILDDGTGTVTAVLDEELTAEVYGGGLEDARDHARDAMDRDVVTDAIREAIVGRAFRVRGSLSVDDFGATLNATEFAARGDDPADRAREVLAEVDA, encoded by the coding sequence ATGTCCGTCGAAGACAAAGCCGAGGAGCTTGCCTCCGACCTCGGTGTTGACAAAGCGGAGGTCAAAGAAGACCTACAGAACCTCGTCTCCTACAGCGTCCCGCTGGAGGAAGCAGTACAGAGCCTCCGTCGGAAGTACGGCGACAGCGACGACAGTGGCGGGTCAATCCCCGAAGCCGACGTCGCCGAGGTCTCGACTGGCGACGACGCCGTCTCCGTGACCGGCGTCTTCCTGACCGTCGGCACACGCTCGATCCGGTACCAGGGCTCGGATCACGTCATCCACGAGGGCGAGTTCGCCGACGAAACGGGCAAGATCTCCTACACGGCCTGGGAGGACTTCGGCGTCGAACCCGGCGATGTCGTCCGGATCGAGAACGCGGGCGTCCGTGAGTGGGACGGCGAACCCGAGTTGAACCTCGGCGAGCGCACCACGGTCCGTCTCAGCGACGACGCGATCGACGTCCCCTACGAGATCGGCGGGGATCGCACGCTCGCGGCACTCGCACCGGGAGACCGCGGCGTCAACGCCGAGGTGCAGGTCCTCGAACGCGAGCAGAAGATCATCGACGGCCGCGACGGCGAGACCGAGATCTTGAGTGGCGTCCTCGCCGATGAGACTGCTCGGCTCCCCTTCACCGACTGGGATCCACACGCCGAGATCGAGGAAGGCGCGTCGATCCGGATCGAGGACGCCTTCGTCAGGGAGTTCCGCGGCGCGCCGGCGATCAACGTCTCGGAGTTCTCGACCGTCACCGCACTCGATCGGACGGTCGAGGCGACCGACGACGCCCCCCGAATGGCCATCCGCGAGGCTGTCGAGGGCGGCGGGCTGTTCGACGTGGAAGTGACCGGGACCGCAATCGCAGTCCGGGACGGCTCGGGACTCATCGAGCGCTGCCCCGAGTGCGGTCGGGTCGTCCAGAACGGCCAGTGTCGGAGCCACGGCGCGGTCGAGGGTGAGGACGACCTCCGGACGAAGGCGATCCTCGACGACGGGACGGGAACCGTCACCGCCGTCCTCGACGAGGAACTGACCGCCGAGGTCTACGGCGGCGGGCTCGAGGACGCTCGGGACCACGCCCGCGACGCGATGGATCGGGACGTGGTGACCGACGCGATCCGCGAGGCCATCGTGGGGCGAGCGTTCCGCGTCCGCGGATCGCTGAGCGTCGATGACTTCGGCGCGACGCTCAACGCCACCGAATTCGCTGCCCGCGGTGACGATCCCGCTGACCGTGCCCGCGAGGTCCTCGCGGAGGTGGACGCATGA
- a CDS encoding DegT/DnrJ/EryC1/StrS family aminotransferase, whose protein sequence is MDRQVSVAEPVLGEVERENVSEVLDSGRFVQGPFVEEFEEKWAEYTGVDHAVAVANGTVAIQVSLNALGLEPGDEVIVPSLTFGSTATAVVHQGGIPVFADIDRELYTLDYRDLERCVSDRTVAIMPVHLYGQPAAMDEIQSFAERHDIAVVEDAAQAHGASYKGDRVGSLGDVGCFSFYATKNITSGEGGIITTDDDELAEKLRRLRNHGLVDRDTHVDLGYNYRMSELHAAIGAKQVERLAEFNAKRRRISERLADELGDLEWLEPATVPDHVEHAYFWAPFEVKEDVIGLSGKEVWDRLGDMGVETRHRYNRPLYEQPVFRNHKGFNGEFPWSENENDHDYESLTLPNVEDVVGKMIGLPNHPNLTDDEIEYVVETVSEFRNTVADHSA, encoded by the coding sequence ATGGACAGGCAAGTGAGTGTTGCGGAGCCGGTATTGGGGGAAGTCGAGCGTGAGAACGTCTCCGAGGTGCTCGACAGCGGTCGGTTCGTTCAGGGCCCCTTCGTCGAGGAATTCGAAGAGAAATGGGCGGAGTATACTGGCGTTGATCACGCAGTCGCGGTGGCGAACGGCACTGTCGCGATTCAAGTCTCGCTCAATGCGCTCGGGCTTGAACCTGGCGACGAAGTCATCGTCCCCAGCCTCACGTTCGGCTCAACGGCAACCGCAGTGGTACATCAAGGAGGGATCCCAGTATTCGCAGATATCGATCGTGAGCTCTATACGCTCGATTACCGGGATTTGGAGCGTTGTGTCTCAGATCGGACTGTTGCCATCATGCCAGTCCATCTGTACGGCCAACCGGCAGCGATGGACGAGATCCAGTCGTTCGCCGAGAGACACGACATTGCAGTCGTCGAAGACGCAGCACAGGCACACGGGGCCAGCTACAAAGGGGACCGCGTTGGCTCACTCGGCGATGTCGGCTGTTTCTCCTTCTATGCGACCAAGAACATCACCTCAGGCGAGGGAGGAATAATCACGACCGACGACGACGAGCTCGCCGAGAAACTCCGGCGGCTCCGAAATCATGGCCTCGTCGATCGAGATACGCACGTCGATTTGGGATACAATTACCGGATGAGCGAACTACACGCAGCGATTGGCGCAAAGCAAGTCGAGAGACTCGCCGAATTCAACGCGAAGCGTCGACGGATCTCCGAACGGTTGGCCGACGAACTTGGAGATCTAGAATGGCTCGAACCGGCGACGGTACCTGATCACGTCGAGCACGCGTACTTTTGGGCCCCCTTCGAGGTGAAAGAGGACGTAATCGGACTCTCTGGCAAAGAGGTATGGGACCGACTCGGGGACATGGGGGTCGAAACACGTCACCGTTACAATAGACCACTTTACGAACAGCCTGTGTTTAGGAACCACAAAGGATTCAACGGCGAATTCCCCTGGAGCGAAAACGAGAACGACCACGACTACGAGTCACTAACGTTGCCGAATGTCGAAGACGTAGTCGGGAAGATGATCGGACTTCCCAACCATCCGAATCTGACGGACGACGAGATCGAATACGTCGTCGAAACTGTCTCGGAGTTTCGGAATACCGTTGCAGATCATTCTGCGTAA
- a CDS encoding 2,5-diamino-6-(ribosylamino)-4(3H)-pyrimidinone 5'-phosphate reductase: MHVVVNAAMSADGKLSTHDREQVAISGETDFDRVDGLRADSDAVMVGVGTVLADDPSLTVDDPDRIAQRRDRGDPSQPARVVADSRARTPPDAQILDDEAETYLVVGERAATEKVERLESTGATVIHAGHDRADLSVGLGALESHGIDRLMVEGGGELIFSLFADDLVDELSVFVGPMLIGGRDAPTLADGDGFIEEFPALDLRDVEQMDGGVLLRWDVA; encoded by the coding sequence ATGCACGTCGTCGTCAACGCCGCCATGAGCGCGGACGGCAAACTCTCGACGCACGACCGCGAGCAGGTCGCGATCAGCGGCGAGACGGACTTCGACCGCGTCGACGGACTCCGGGCCGACAGCGACGCGGTCATGGTCGGCGTCGGGACCGTCCTCGCTGATGATCCCTCGCTCACGGTCGACGACCCCGATCGAATCGCTCAACGGCGTGACCGTGGCGATCCATCCCAGCCCGCTCGCGTCGTCGCCGATTCACGTGCCCGGACACCACCCGACGCTCAGATTCTCGACGACGAGGCCGAGACGTACCTGGTCGTTGGCGAACGCGCGGCGACGGAGAAGGTCGAGCGGCTCGAGTCCACGGGTGCGACAGTTATCCATGCCGGTCACGACCGCGCCGATCTCTCGGTGGGACTCGGCGCGCTCGAATCCCATGGGATCGACCGACTCATGGTCGAGGGCGGCGGCGAACTCATCTTCTCGTTGTTCGCGGACGACCTCGTCGACGAACTCTCGGTGTTCGTCGGCCCGATGCTCATCGGCGGGCGCGATGCACCGACGCTCGCCGATGGCGACGGGTTCATCGAGGAGTTTCCGGCCCTCGATCTACGGGATGTCGAGCAAATGGACGGCGGCGTCCTGTTGCGGTGGGACGTCGCCTGA
- a CDS encoding PIG-L family deacetylase, producing MNVVFFVCHVDDAVLGAGGTAQRMLDAGHTIDVVYVTEDYNYHPEKNYDNREEARQAWSVLGLDEDRIHFLDFPTMKLDTEALIDVNIAFEETGLQPDVIFTLDESDVNQDHWTAYNSAMVVGRSIDRQIGIVTMEVLSSTEWGEGEFQPNYYVDVEGRVETKIEAMSNVESEMEEWPHPRSAKGIETKARQRGMEVGYDYAEAFRLVRWFDFAEQLV from the coding sequence ATGAACGTTGTTTTTTTCGTCTGCCACGTCGACGACGCCGTCCTCGGTGCCGGTGGCACAGCACAGCGGATGCTGGACGCGGGTCACACTATCGATGTCGTGTACGTGACCGAGGACTACAACTACCACCCCGAGAAGAACTACGATAACCGTGAGGAGGCCCGACAGGCCTGGAGTGTGCTCGGCCTTGACGAAGATCGTATCCACTTTCTCGACTTCCCGACGATGAAACTCGATACGGAAGCGCTGATCGACGTAAATATCGCCTTCGAGGAAACTGGACTACAGCCGGACGTGATCTTCACACTGGACGAGAGCGACGTGAACCAGGACCACTGGACGGCCTACAACAGCGCGATGGTGGTCGGTCGTTCCATCGATCGCCAGATTGGGATTGTGACCATGGAAGTCCTCTCCTCGACGGAGTGGGGCGAAGGGGAGTTCCAGCCCAACTACTACGTCGACGTCGAGGGTCGCGTCGAAACAAAGATCGAAGCCATGTCGAACGTCGAGTCCGAGATGGAAGAGTGGCCTCACCCACGATCGGCGAAGGGCATCGAAACGAAAGCTCGCCAACGTGGGATGGAAGTCGGTTATGATTACGCTGAGGCATTTCGACTTGTTCGGTGGTTCGATTTTGCGGAACAGCTGGTTTAA
- a CDS encoding sulfatase — protein sequence MTNIVLVTIDSLRADHLGYYGYDRETSPVIDSLAADGLSFDAYANSSWTRASFPSIITSTYPLEFGGFEYLSDQRTTVGSVVSEGDYETAAFHSNLWLSRDYNYGRGFDQFYDSKTDPSLLAKLRAFVKLNLDDDGIVYRTLQRLYDVTEEKAGVDVGQTYKDAETITDEAIEWIESTTGDFFVWVHYMDVHHPYVPHSKISADLGIDPGVSEREAIQLRRKMLEEPEEISDDEYQTLVDLYDTEIRYTDTHIGRLIDVANQHGGDEDTAVVLTSDHGDEFREHGQFSHTPTMYDEVLHVPIIVSGADVKETGHQDEQVELLDIAPTVADLADVPTPDSYRGRSLLAAAGSGEDVDVISETWQNDEYKLSVRTPEWKYIWDRDAGVRELYHLASDPDETQNVINDQPDIADNLQERLREHLEELRETNETLPNVSMDNETEARLKDLGYLE from the coding sequence ATGACTAATATCGTTCTGGTGACGATCGATTCGCTCCGGGCAGATCACCTGGGGTACTATGGATACGACCGGGAAACGTCACCGGTTATCGATTCGCTCGCTGCCGATGGGCTCTCCTTTGATGCATACGCAAATTCTAGCTGGACACGCGCATCGTTCCCTTCAATAATCACTTCGACGTATCCGCTGGAATTTGGCGGGTTTGAATATCTCTCGGACCAGCGGACAACCGTCGGATCAGTAGTGAGTGAGGGTGACTACGAGACTGCGGCGTTCCACTCGAACCTCTGGCTTTCGCGGGACTACAACTATGGGCGCGGGTTCGACCAGTTTTATGATTCGAAAACGGATCCCTCACTGTTGGCGAAGCTCCGGGCGTTCGTGAAGCTCAACCTCGACGACGACGGTATCGTCTACCGCACACTCCAGCGCCTGTACGATGTCACCGAAGAAAAGGCGGGCGTCGACGTCGGCCAGACCTACAAAGACGCCGAAACGATCACCGACGAAGCCATCGAGTGGATCGAATCGACGACTGGTGATTTTTTCGTATGGGTCCATTATATGGACGTTCATCACCCGTATGTCCCACACAGTAAGATCAGTGCGGATCTAGGCATTGATCCCGGCGTCTCCGAACGCGAGGCCATCCAACTTCGCCGGAAGATGCTCGAAGAACCGGAGGAGATCTCGGACGACGAGTATCAGACCCTCGTTGACCTCTACGACACCGAGATCCGGTACACAGACACACATATTGGCCGGTTGATCGATGTAGCGAATCAACACGGTGGGGACGAAGACACAGCCGTCGTTCTCACGTCAGATCACGGCGATGAGTTCCGTGAACATGGCCAGTTCAGTCATACGCCGACGATGTACGACGAGGTGCTTCACGTTCCGATCATTGTATCTGGTGCCGATGTCAAGGAAACAGGCCACCAGGACGAACAGGTCGAACTGCTCGATATCGCCCCGACCGTCGCCGACTTAGCCGACGTACCGACCCCTGACTCATATCGTGGACGCTCGTTGCTGGCTGCAGCCGGATCGGGAGAAGATGTCGACGTTATCAGCGAGACGTGGCAAAACGACGAGTACAAGCTATCAGTCCGCACTCCCGAGTGGAAATACATATGGGATCGAGATGCAGGGGTGCGTGAGCTGTATCATCTAGCATCAGATCCTGATGAGACACAGAATGTAATCAACGACCAGCCGGACATCGCGGACAACCTTCAGGAACGACTCCGCGAACATTTAGAGGAGCTCCGAGAAACCAACGAGACACTTCCGAACGTTTCGATGGACAACGAAACGGAAGCTCGGCTCAAAGATCTTGGATATTTAGAGTGA
- the aglG gene encoding glucosyl-dolichyl phosphate glucuronosyltransferase, which produces MRVSVVLCIHTLDRYDDFTEAVESVRAQTYDDVELVLVSDGSDAVFEQFRTDFGEDDDATLVKLAENRGLLEARNAGAEAASGDVVAFLDDDAIAAPDWIERLVAGYEKRDAIAVGGKMTPEWVAGKPDFLPAEFYWLVGVTHRGFGPDGDMDAAGEVRNTFGSNISFRRDVFLELGGFDTNIGGRQGDANLQGGETELCARLREEYTEGVWYVPEAEVAHKVFEYRTEISWLLDRAFWQGYSKRAMEVLVPESGSEERGFLSLLAGRFLPMRLRKLVSGPNRERLLKCMMLLVFTGVVGVGYLYGGIKYSRLFMDGSDR; this is translated from the coding sequence ATGCGCGTCTCCGTCGTCCTCTGTATACACACCCTCGACCGCTATGACGATTTCACCGAGGCGGTCGAGAGCGTCCGCGCCCAGACGTACGACGACGTCGAACTCGTCCTCGTCAGCGACGGCAGCGACGCGGTCTTCGAGCAGTTCCGGACCGACTTCGGCGAGGACGACGACGCGACGCTCGTCAAGCTTGCGGAAAATCGGGGGTTGCTCGAGGCTCGAAACGCGGGTGCCGAGGCGGCCTCGGGCGATGTGGTTGCGTTCCTCGACGACGACGCGATCGCCGCGCCCGACTGGATCGAACGTCTGGTTGCGGGCTACGAGAAGCGGGACGCGATTGCGGTCGGCGGGAAGATGACGCCGGAGTGGGTGGCGGGCAAGCCTGACTTTCTGCCGGCGGAGTTCTACTGGCTCGTCGGCGTAACCCATCGTGGGTTCGGGCCCGACGGAGATATGGACGCTGCCGGGGAAGTTCGGAACACCTTCGGGTCGAATATTTCGTTTCGACGGGACGTGTTTCTGGAACTTGGCGGGTTCGACACGAATATCGGAGGGCGGCAGGGCGACGCGAACCTCCAGGGCGGCGAGACGGAACTGTGTGCCCGACTCCGCGAGGAGTACACCGAGGGCGTCTGGTACGTCCCTGAAGCCGAGGTCGCCCACAAGGTGTTCGAGTACCGGACTGAGATAAGCTGGTTGCTCGATCGAGCGTTCTGGCAGGGGTACTCCAAGCGAGCGATGGAAGTGCTAGTTCCCGAATCCGGCAGTGAGGAGCGTGGATTTCTGAGTCTCCTCGCCGGCCGGTTTCTACCGATGCGTCTCCGGAAACTCGTGTCTGGGCCAAATCGCGAACGACTCCTGAAATGTATGATGCTACTTGTGTTTACAGGGGTGGTCGGTGTGGGATATCTCTATGGAGGGATCAAATACAGTCGCCTATTCATGGATGGATCCGACCGATAA
- a CDS encoding formyltransferase family protein codes for MTEDDLRFGYLGYSSVTREILDGIDVDPELVISFTESVEEEYGRGVSYEEYPAIEVETINSEKAKTAIENHEIDVLLVMGWPELLEPELIDAPDVGCVGRHLSMLPERRGRAPVAWALIHGLEETGVSLFWIDEGVDSGALIDQRVVPIDPSDHAADLHHNCTQATIRLLNEDVLPRFKTGDFSGEPQDGEATYTHPRRPDMGIIDWTDSAWDIHNFIRGQSHPYPGAFTYNRMDKITMWKTQVDHPTVTKAAPGTVLATGTWEDESWLVQCGEGIVDVTVEYADGADSIEQGDRLGAIPY; via the coding sequence ATGACAGAGGACGATCTCCGGTTCGGGTATCTCGGATACAGTTCCGTAACCAGGGAGATTCTGGATGGGATCGATGTTGATCCGGAACTCGTAATCTCGTTCACCGAGTCGGTAGAAGAAGAATACGGGCGTGGCGTGTCATACGAGGAGTATCCGGCCATCGAAGTTGAAACGATCAACTCCGAGAAAGCAAAGACAGCGATCGAGAACCACGAAATCGATGTCTTGCTCGTGATGGGGTGGCCCGAACTTCTCGAACCGGAACTGATCGATGCACCCGATGTCGGGTGTGTCGGCAGGCACCTTTCGATGCTCCCGGAACGACGGGGACGCGCTCCCGTCGCGTGGGCACTGATCCACGGCCTTGAGGAGACTGGCGTCTCGTTGTTCTGGATCGATGAGGGTGTCGACTCCGGAGCGTTGATCGATCAGCGTGTCGTTCCGATCGATCCGAGCGACCACGCCGCGGATCTTCACCACAACTGTACCCAGGCGACGATCCGACTCCTCAATGAGGATGTCTTACCCCGCTTCAAAACGGGGGATTTTTCGGGCGAGCCTCAGGACGGGGAAGCGACCTACACCCATCCGAGACGACCGGATATGGGAATTATCGACTGGACAGACTCGGCATGGGACATTCACAACTTCATCCGGGGGCAATCCCATCCCTATCCCGGAGCGTTCACGTACAACCGTATGGACAAGATCACGATGTGGAAGACACAGGTCGACCATCCGACTGTGACCAAGGCCGCGCCAGGAACAGTACTCGCCACAGGCACGTGGGAGGACGAGAGCTGGCTCGTCCAGTGTGGGGAAGGAATCGTCGACGTTACAGTTGAGTATGCAGATGGGGCGGATTCGATCGAGCAGGGTGACCGACTGGGGGCGATCCCGTACTGA